A window of the Leptospira bandrabouensis genome harbors these coding sequences:
- a CDS encoding decaprenyl-phosphate phosphoribosyltransferase yields the protein MIKLYFKLMRIPQWVKNVILFAGLIFSKKVFELPSLTKVCLAFLCFSLVASCQYVFNDFLDQKEDAKHPEKKNRPLASGELDSGIALAITGVILPIALIGAYKLSPVFFYLTIFYLLFNMLYSKVLKHIVILDVMSISIGFVLRAIAGAVVIGVEFSHWLLLCTFMLALFWGFSKRRGEINILKTDAGKHRKILEEYSIEFLDLMMAVVATLTLVSYVMYTVSPETAKSLGTPYMVYTVPIVVYAIFRSLYIIYIKNMGHNPTKAILTDVSVLTSGFIWLLLILFLMFGNLSGHTPVLH from the coding sequence ATGATCAAACTATATTTTAAGTTAATGCGAATCCCTCAGTGGGTGAAAAACGTCATCTTATTTGCGGGATTGATTTTTTCTAAAAAAGTTTTTGAACTTCCTTCGTTAACAAAAGTTTGTTTGGCATTCCTTTGTTTTTCTCTCGTAGCAAGTTGCCAATATGTGTTTAACGATTTTTTAGACCAAAAAGAAGATGCAAAACATCCTGAAAAAAAAAATAGGCCACTTGCTAGCGGAGAATTAGATTCTGGAATTGCTTTGGCAATTACAGGTGTGATCCTTCCTATCGCACTCATTGGTGCTTATAAACTTTCTCCCGTTTTCTTTTATCTTACCATCTTCTATTTACTTTTTAATATGTTGTACAGTAAAGTTCTGAAACATATTGTAATTTTGGATGTAATGAGTATCTCCATTGGATTTGTGTTACGTGCCATTGCTGGTGCGGTTGTCATTGGAGTGGAATTTTCTCATTGGTTGTTACTCTGTACTTTTATGTTGGCACTCTTTTGGGGTTTTTCCAAACGAAGAGGCGAGATCAATATTCTAAAAACGGATGCAGGCAAACATAGAAAGATTTTAGAAGAATATTCTATTGAGTTTTTGGATTTGATGATGGCCGTTGTTGCTACACTCACTCTTGTGAGTTATGTAATGTATACAGTGAGCCCCGAAACTGCAAAAAGTTTAGGAACTCCTTATATGGTTTATACAGTTCCTATTGTGGTATATGCCATCTTCCGGTCTTTATATATCATTTATATCAAGAACATGGGTCATAACCCAACAAAAGCCATTCTTACGGATGTGAGTGTTCTTACTTCTGGGTTTATTTGGTTACTTCTCATCTTATTTTTAATGTTTGGGAACTTATCCGGTCACACACCAGTCTTACATTAG
- a CDS encoding TlpA family protein disulfide reductase produces the protein MKIWKKLPYGWKVVFAFVFFFSTTLCFAYFKGRDTSPSVPIEVLATTPTEANSWKGHPKVVYFWATWCTVCKAYAPILEANLKLLPKSTVFLSVLEAEDSEETKAIMAQLSPEAKRPIYAADYRILKEWRISAYPTTVFLNEEGRVVFSDTGILSPFGFWLRSFLLRFF, from the coding sequence ATGAAAATTTGGAAGAAGTTACCTTATGGGTGGAAGGTCGTTTTCGCCTTTGTTTTCTTTTTTTCGACCACCTTATGTTTTGCTTATTTTAAGGGAAGGGATACAAGTCCCAGCGTTCCCATCGAAGTATTAGCAACCACTCCCACGGAGGCAAACTCCTGGAAAGGACATCCCAAGGTTGTGTATTTTTGGGCTACTTGGTGTACGGTCTGTAAGGCCTATGCTCCTATTTTGGAAGCAAACTTAAAACTATTACCAAAATCTACAGTGTTCCTATCGGTTTTAGAAGCGGAAGATTCGGAGGAAACGAAAGCGATTATGGCCCAACTTTCCCCAGAAGCAAAACGCCCTATCTATGCGGCAGACTACCGGATTTTGAAGGAATGGAGAATCTCCGCTTACCCCACAACGGTTTTTCTGAATGAAGAAGGCAGGGTTGTGTTTTCTGATACAGGAATTTTAAGCCCCTTTGGATTTTGGTTACGATCTTTTCTTTTGCGCTTTTTCTAA
- a CDS encoding polyhydroxyalkanoate synthesis regulator DNA-binding domain-containing protein gives MKLLKRYANRRLYDPETSSTITLEDVAKMIIGGEEIKVQDNMTGEDITPKILGQTFLKVSLGQRNEDFSNFMLTSLIRETGRDVSGLFERLILGGIGANYLTSERLEKIVNSMVELGELTEADFSHYREDLLRKMASRASEKKEQIQRDLEKFSQSILEEDKATLGDLSEKLKEVAEKLKEN, from the coding sequence ATGAAGCTCCTTAAGCGATACGCAAACCGCAGACTTTATGATCCAGAAACTAGTTCCACCATCACTTTGGAAGATGTGGCTAAGATGATCATAGGTGGAGAAGAAATCAAAGTCCAAGACAATATGACTGGAGAAGACATCACCCCCAAAATTTTGGGACAAACCTTTCTTAAGGTAAGTTTAGGGCAAAGAAACGAAGACTTTTCGAACTTTATGTTAACCTCACTCATTCGCGAAACGGGAAGGGATGTGTCCGGGCTTTTTGAGCGATTGATTCTTGGTGGCATTGGTGCCAATTACCTTACCTCAGAACGTTTAGAAAAAATCGTAAATTCGATGGTGGAACTGGGCGAACTGACAGAGGCAGATTTTAGTCATTACCGTGAAGATCTCCTTCGCAAAATGGCCTCTCGGGCCAGTGAAAAAAAAGAACAAATCCAAAGAGATTTGGAAAAATTCAGCCAATCCATTTTGGAAGAAGACAAAGCCACACTTGGAGATCTTTCCGAAAAACTAAAAGAAGTCGCAGAAAAATTAAAAGAAAATTAA
- a CDS encoding HEAT repeat domain-containing protein: MIRTSRWILCALIVPVTLFAESDERFFEIQRARLSSSDVFEIRDAIDKLTFVKSNRGIRDLISALEGSSNFPTSPTNAPTVKFYAAQALGKKGDKIAIPYLIKTYQKESANIPEYNPKKGRTWKDGVADSTSISSPYFYEDGEIPITLTCGEILRTLGSLPFTSESEATIKSALTSPNFYLRSSAADAIYLSGKKDFLSSLLDSLGKETVPYAKISLLSAVVGLERLPNQNYKAVLESLTDKDPEVRVKASEALRRLDFRTSAPYLEKVMQSENNVKVLNQMKSDYQFLVSFHTP; this comes from the coding sequence ATGATTCGAACTAGTCGTTGGATTTTGTGTGCACTGATTGTGCCTGTGACTCTTTTTGCAGAAAGTGATGAACGTTTTTTTGAAATCCAAAGAGCTCGTTTGTCCTCCTCCGATGTATTCGAAATTCGTGATGCGATTGACAAGCTTACTTTTGTTAAATCAAACAGGGGAATCCGTGATCTGATCTCTGCTTTGGAAGGTTCTTCGAATTTTCCAACAAGTCCTACGAATGCACCCACCGTTAAATTTTATGCGGCCCAAGCACTTGGAAAAAAAGGCGATAAAATTGCCATACCCTATTTAATCAAAACCTACCAAAAAGAGTCGGCCAACATTCCTGAATATAACCCCAAAAAAGGCCGCACATGGAAAGATGGTGTGGCCGATAGCACCTCAATTTCCAGTCCCTATTTTTATGAGGATGGGGAGATTCCCATCACTCTTACTTGCGGGGAAATTCTACGAACTTTAGGATCTTTGCCTTTCACTTCTGAATCAGAAGCAACCATAAAATCTGCGTTAACGAGTCCCAATTTTTACCTTCGCAGTTCGGCTGCCGATGCAATTTATCTTTCTGGAAAAAAGGATTTTTTGTCTAGTTTACTAGACAGTTTGGGTAAAGAGACAGTTCCTTATGCCAAAATTTCTCTGCTTTCTGCTGTCGTTGGATTGGAACGATTGCCGAACCAAAACTACAAAGCAGTGTTAGAATCCCTCACAGACAAAGATCCAGAGGTAAGGGTTAAAGCATCAGAAGCACTGCGCCGATTGGATTTTCGAACTTCGGCACCTTACTTAGAAAAGGTGATGCAATCAGAAAACAATGTAAAAGTTCTAAATCAAATGAAATCAGATTACCAGTTTCTTGTTTCTTTTCATACCCCATAA
- the cysK gene encoding cysteine synthase A, with protein MKLNSILEAIGNTPHVRLSRLFGTDHEVYMKLERQNPGGSIKDRIALAMIEEAEKSGKLKKDSFIVEPTSGNTGIGLAMVAAVKGYAITLVMPEHMSVERRRIMAAYGAKFELTPREKGMPGAIAKAQEIVAANPNAWMPQQFENEANIQVHREKTAEEIAKDFPDGLDYIITGVGTGGHITGCAENLKKRFPKLKVFAVEPEGSPVLSGGKPGPHPLQGIGAGFIPKNCKTELLDGIITVGKDEAFTMAVLAAKKEGIFIGTSSGASLAAVSKKLKEIPAGSKVLTFCYDTGERYLSVEGLFV; from the coding sequence ATGAAATTAAACAGCATTCTAGAAGCCATCGGAAATACACCTCACGTTAGATTGTCGCGACTTTTTGGAACAGACCATGAAGTTTATATGAAACTCGAAAGACAAAATCCAGGTGGATCGATCAAAGATCGGATTGCTCTTGCGATGATCGAAGAAGCAGAGAAATCAGGAAAATTAAAAAAGGATTCTTTTATTGTAGAACCTACTTCTGGTAACACTGGGATTGGTCTTGCAATGGTAGCAGCTGTTAAAGGATATGCAATCACACTCGTCATGCCAGAACATATGTCAGTGGAAAGAAGAAGAATTATGGCGGCCTATGGTGCTAAGTTTGAGCTCACACCGCGAGAAAAAGGAATGCCAGGTGCAATTGCAAAAGCACAAGAAATTGTGGCAGCCAACCCAAATGCTTGGATGCCTCAGCAGTTTGAAAACGAAGCCAACATCCAAGTGCATAGAGAAAAAACTGCCGAAGAAATCGCAAAGGATTTCCCAGACGGATTGGATTATATCATTACAGGAGTTGGTACTGGTGGTCATATCACTGGTTGTGCAGAAAACTTAAAGAAAAGATTTCCTAAACTCAAAGTATTTGCTGTAGAGCCAGAAGGTTCTCCTGTTCTGAGTGGCGGAAAACCTGGGCCACACCCTTTGCAAGGAATCGGTGCCGGATTCATTCCTAAAAACTGTAAAACAGAATTACTGGATGGAATCATCACCGTAGGAAAGGATGAAGCTTTTACTATGGCGGTTCTTGCTGCTAAAAAAGAAGGAATTTTTATTGGAACCTCTTCTGGTGCAAGTCTTGCTGCTGTTTCTAAAAAACTAAAAGAAATTCCAGCAGGTTCGAAGGTTCTTACATTCTGTTATGATACAGGAGAAAGATACCTATCGGTTGAAGGTTTGTTCGTTTAA